Proteins encoded by one window of Erythrobacter sp.:
- the hisD gene encoding histidinol dehydrogenase → MAIWLKRGTSAEAKRDADRKVRDIVEAALADIEARGDAAVREMSVKFDGWDREDYRLTQAEIDNCVARLTAQERKDIEFAQAQVRGFAQIQRASMTDVEVETLPGVVLGHKHIPVNAAGCYVPGGKYPLLASAHMSVITAKVAGVARVITCAPPFDGKPADKIVAAQAMAGADAIYALGGIQAIGAMALGTQSIGAVDMLVGPGNAFVAEAKRQLFGRVGIDLFAGPTETMVIADETVDGELCATDLLGQAEHGPESPAILITNSEKLARDTMREVERLLAILPTADYARPAWENFGEVVVCESYEEMVAVADDYANEHVQVMTADPGYFLKNMTNYGAMFLGPRTNVAYGDKVIGTNHTLPTKKSARYTGGLWVGKFLKTCTYHNVLTDKATTLIGEYCSRLCAMEGFAGHGEQANIRVRRYGGRNVPYAGAVEPSRETMA, encoded by the coding sequence ATGGCCATCTGGCTCAAGCGCGGCACCAGTGCCGAAGCGAAGCGCGACGCGGACCGCAAGGTGCGCGATATTGTCGAGGCGGCACTGGCCGATATCGAAGCGCGCGGCGACGCGGCGGTGCGCGAGATGAGCGTGAAGTTCGATGGCTGGGACCGCGAGGACTATCGCCTGACCCAGGCCGAGATCGACAATTGCGTCGCCCGGCTGACCGCACAGGAGCGCAAGGATATCGAATTCGCGCAGGCGCAGGTGCGTGGGTTTGCGCAGATCCAGCGCGCCAGCATGACCGATGTCGAGGTCGAGACGCTGCCCGGCGTGGTGCTCGGCCACAAGCATATCCCGGTGAACGCGGCGGGCTGCTACGTCCCCGGCGGCAAGTATCCGCTGCTCGCCTCGGCGCATATGAGCGTCATCACCGCCAAGGTGGCGGGCGTGGCGCGCGTCATCACCTGTGCCCCGCCGTTCGACGGCAAGCCCGCCGACAAGATCGTCGCCGCGCAGGCGATGGCCGGGGCCGACGCGATCTATGCGCTCGGCGGCATCCAGGCGATCGGGGCGATGGCGCTGGGCACACAGAGCATCGGCGCGGTGGACATGCTGGTGGGGCCGGGCAATGCCTTCGTCGCCGAAGCCAAGCGGCAGTTGTTCGGCCGGGTGGGGATCGACCTGTTCGCCGGGCCGACCGAGACGATGGTGATCGCCGACGAGACCGTGGACGGCGAACTCTGCGCCACCGACCTGCTGGGGCAGGCCGAACACGGGCCGGAAAGCCCCGCGATCCTGATCACCAATTCGGAAAAGCTGGCGCGCGATACCATGCGCGAAGTCGAACGGCTGCTCGCGATCCTGCCCACTGCCGATTATGCTCGCCCCGCCTGGGAGAATTTCGGCGAAGTGGTGGTCTGCGAAAGTTACGAGGAAATGGTCGCGGTGGCGGACGATTACGCCAACGAACACGTGCAGGTGATGACCGCCGATCCCGGCTACTTCCTGAAGAACATGACCAATTATGGCGCCATGTTCTTGGGGCCGCGCACCAATGTGGCTTACGGTGACAAGGTGATCGGCACCAACCACACGCTGCCGACCAAGAAGAGCGCGCGCTATACCGGCGGGCTGTGGGTGGGCAAGTTCCTCAAGACCTGCACCTACCATAACGTGCTGACCGATAAGGCGACTACGCTAATCGGCGAATATTGCAGCCGCTTGTGCGCGATGGAAGGCTTTGCCGGCCACGGTGAACAGGCAAACATCCGCGTGCGGCGCTATGGCGGGCGGAATGTGCCTTATGCCGGTGCGGTGGAGCCGAGCCGGGAGACGATGGCGTGA
- a CDS encoding fumarylacetoacetate hydrolase family protein has product MRLATLIDGTPDGRLVVVSPEGTHCATAPVKTLQQALEQWDAVEPQLRAISAFPDTLDMAQVTAPLPRAWQWLDGSVYASHGALMDKVIGIDKPPVEWPLMYQGVSSKFYGPGEDVVMADEALGIDFEGEFGIITTQVPMGTSAADAPRHIALVVQINDWSLRALAGPEMKTGFGWIQAKPPCSMAPFAVTPDELGDGWEDCQPNMHLTVHWNDAQFGNAHGKAMGHAFDALIAHAARTRELVAGTVIGSGTVSNENFREVGSSCIAERRGIEIVDQGAAKTEFMRYGDRVRMEARTADGRTPFGAIDQQVVRP; this is encoded by the coding sequence ATGCGTCTTGCTACGCTGATCGACGGCACGCCCGATGGGCGACTGGTGGTAGTGTCACCGGAGGGCACCCATTGCGCCACAGCGCCGGTCAAGACCTTGCAGCAGGCGCTCGAACAATGGGACGCAGTGGAGCCGCAGTTGCGCGCCATTTCCGCCTTTCCCGATACGCTCGACATGGCGCAGGTCACCGCTCCGCTGCCGCGCGCCTGGCAATGGCTCGACGGTTCGGTCTATGCCAGCCACGGCGCGCTGATGGACAAGGTGATCGGGATCGACAAGCCGCCGGTGGAATGGCCGCTGATGTACCAGGGCGTGTCCAGCAAGTTCTACGGCCCCGGCGAAGACGTGGTGATGGCTGACGAGGCGCTGGGAATCGATTTCGAAGGCGAGTTCGGGATCATCACCACGCAGGTGCCGATGGGCACCTCTGCCGCCGATGCGCCCCGCCACATCGCGCTGGTGGTGCAGATCAACGACTGGAGCCTGCGCGCGCTGGCGGGGCCGGAAATGAAGACCGGGTTCGGCTGGATCCAGGCCAAGCCGCCGTGCTCCATGGCGCCGTTTGCGGTGACACCGGACGAGCTTGGCGATGGCTGGGAGGATTGCCAGCCCAACATGCACCTGACTGTGCACTGGAACGACGCGCAATTCGGCAATGCCCACGGCAAGGCGATGGGCCACGCCTTCGACGCGCTGATCGCCCACGCCGCGCGCACCCGCGAGCTGGTGGCGGGAACGGTGATCGGGTCGGGCACGGTCTCGAACGAGAATTTCCGCGAAGTCGGCTCTTCCTGCATCGCCGAACGGCGGGGGATCGAGATTGTCGACCAGGGCGCAGCGAAGACCGAATTCATGCGCTATGGTGACCGGGTGCGGATGGAAGCGCGTACCGCAGACGGCCGCACGCCGTTCGGCGCGATCGACCAGCAGGTGGTGCGCCCGTGA
- a CDS encoding cupin domain-containing protein, whose protein sequence is MSDPVLPPIQRVVTGHNADGRACFVSEDVEEPQPVPTGDANFLLLWTTETVPADNNDPTDGRERDVGTTLKGGSAFRIVDMLPGGESPFHRTNSIDYGIVLEGEIELELEDGRKTTVGKHGVIVQRGTNHLWRNTTDAVCRIAFILIEAPAYLHEGQPLAEYKPEAVDERYDGVRIS, encoded by the coding sequence GTGAGCGATCCGGTGCTGCCGCCGATCCAGCGGGTCGTCACCGGGCACAATGCCGATGGCCGCGCCTGCTTCGTTTCGGAGGATGTGGAGGAGCCGCAGCCTGTTCCGACCGGCGATGCGAATTTCCTGCTGCTGTGGACCACCGAGACGGTCCCCGCCGACAACAACGACCCGACCGACGGACGCGAACGCGATGTCGGGACCACTTTGAAGGGCGGCAGCGCCTTTCGCATCGTCGATATGCTTCCCGGCGGCGAGAGCCCGTTCCACCGCACCAACTCCATCGACTACGGCATCGTGCTCGAAGGCGAGATCGAGCTGGAGCTGGAGGACGGGCGCAAGACCACCGTCGGCAAGCACGGCGTAATCGTGCAGCGCGGGACGAACCATTTGTGGCGCAATACTACCGACGCAGTGTGCCGGATCGCCTTCATCCTGATCGAGGCTCCGGCCTATCTGCACGAGGGGCAGCCGCTGGCTGAGTACAAGCCCGAAGCGGTGGATGAGCGGTATGACGGGGTGCGGATATCATGA
- a CDS encoding MFS transporter, with translation MTEATAPAYPPRAKAWGSAVIVFLLTAIALADRMAISMLIGPIKAEFGLGDFQASLLIGFAFTLFYVIFLLPIGAAADKYSRARVLGVCLFVWSITTVACGFATGFISLFVLRMLMGAGEAGIGPCSHGIIGASFPRHELSKPLALQGIGFQVGPAIGVAAAGGILGAGAAGAFEGIPLLQDLAPWRVAFILIGLPGLLALALIPLLHDPDRARQTSAATTAAPKVPIMPFLRQHRVLMTLMFFGSGISAMSAGVLTGWVPEYLQRSLGVSPVEAGSMLGLIMLSTALLGQGTYAAIVDWLAARGVLDAPLRIGILPTALSVPLAWIAFSAESTDSFYLLLFAFALVSAPFNAINNTVAQMIAPPALRSRISALLIFSISIIGFAIGPSLVGALSEYVLGEERLGEAMRMVATGAMAVTTVLFFLARNHLLRTMQAKAAAEA, from the coding sequence ATGACCGAAGCGACAGCACCAGCCTATCCGCCCCGTGCCAAGGCCTGGGGTTCCGCCGTCATCGTCTTCCTGCTCACTGCCATCGCGCTGGCGGACCGGATGGCGATTTCGATGCTGATCGGCCCCATCAAGGCCGAATTCGGGCTCGGCGATTTTCAGGCCAGCCTGCTGATCGGCTTCGCTTTTACGCTGTTCTACGTGATCTTCCTGCTGCCTATCGGCGCAGCGGCGGACAAGTACAGCCGCGCCAGGGTACTGGGGGTGTGCCTGTTCGTCTGGTCAATCACCACCGTCGCCTGCGGCTTTGCCACCGGGTTCATCAGCCTGTTCGTGCTGCGGATGCTGATGGGCGCTGGCGAAGCGGGGATCGGGCCGTGTTCGCACGGCATCATCGGCGCGAGCTTCCCTCGGCATGAATTGTCCAAGCCGCTTGCCCTCCAAGGGATCGGCTTCCAGGTCGGCCCCGCAATCGGGGTGGCAGCGGCAGGTGGAATCCTCGGCGCAGGCGCTGCTGGTGCGTTCGAGGGGATCCCGTTGCTACAGGACCTAGCCCCGTGGCGGGTTGCCTTCATCCTGATCGGGCTACCCGGACTACTGGCCTTGGCACTGATCCCGCTGCTGCACGATCCTGATCGCGCTCGCCAGACCAGCGCAGCCACCACCGCCGCGCCCAAGGTGCCGATCATGCCGTTCCTGCGCCAGCACCGCGTGCTAATGACGCTGATGTTCTTCGGGTCCGGCATTTCCGCAATGTCGGCCGGCGTGTTGACGGGCTGGGTGCCCGAATACCTCCAGCGCTCGTTGGGCGTATCTCCGGTGGAAGCTGGGTCTATGCTGGGCCTCATCATGCTCAGCACCGCCCTTCTGGGCCAGGGAACCTACGCCGCGATAGTCGACTGGCTCGCTGCGCGCGGGGTACTTGATGCGCCCTTGCGGATCGGCATTCTGCCCACGGCGCTTTCCGTCCCGCTCGCATGGATCGCCTTCAGCGCCGAGAGCACCGACAGCTTCTACCTGCTGCTGTTCGCCTTTGCGCTGGTGAGCGCGCCGTTCAACGCCATCAACAACACCGTGGCCCAGATGATCGCCCCGCCCGCCTTGAGGAGCCGCATCTCGGCGCTGCTGATCTTCTCGATCAGCATCATCGGCTTTGCCATCGGCCCGTCGCTGGTGGGGGCACTGAGCGAATATGTGCTGGGCGAGGAGCGGCTGGGCGAAGCCATGCGCATGGTGGCGACCGGAGCGATGGCGGTGACAACGGTGCTGTTCTTCCTCGCCCGCAATCACCTGCTTCGCACGATGCAGGCAAAGGCGGCAGCCGAGGCATGA
- a CDS encoding SDR family oxidoreductase, whose protein sequence is MTSPFDLTGKRAIVTGSTRGIGRAIAEAFVAAGARVVISSEDEGETKAVAAELGQPGLPADVADDTALAALVDGALALLGGFDLLVCNAGITGKHGPFADVEMDDYDRVMAVNLRSQVVLCNLALPHIAAAGGGAVVLLSSISALRGNGAINAYALSKAGVSQLARNLAVEWGPRNVRVNAIAPGFISTDLALPLLENPGFMARRMAMTPLRRPGQPEEVAGAAQFLASQAGAFVTGQTLVVDGGTLITDGS, encoded by the coding sequence ATGACCTCGCCTTTCGACCTTACCGGCAAGCGCGCCATTGTCACCGGCTCGACGCGCGGGATCGGGCGGGCGATTGCGGAAGCCTTCGTCGCCGCCGGGGCGCGGGTGGTGATTTCCAGCGAAGATGAGGGCGAAACGAAGGCCGTGGCGGCGGAACTGGGCCAGCCGGGGCTTCCTGCCGATGTCGCTGATGACACCGCGCTCGCCGCGCTGGTGGATGGCGCACTGGCCTTGCTCGGCGGCTTCGACCTTCTCGTCTGCAACGCGGGTATCACCGGCAAGCATGGCCCCTTCGCCGATGTCGAAATGGACGATTACGACCGGGTGATGGCGGTCAACCTGCGTAGCCAGGTGGTGCTGTGCAATCTGGCCCTGCCGCATATTGCGGCTGCGGGCGGGGGCGCGGTGGTGCTGCTCAGCAGCATTTCCGCACTGCGCGGAAACGGCGCGATCAATGCCTATGCACTGTCGAAGGCCGGGGTCTCGCAACTCGCCCGCAATCTGGCGGTCGAATGGGGGCCGCGCAATGTTCGGGTCAACGCGATCGCGCCCGGTTTCATAAGCACCGATCTGGCCCTGCCGCTGCTCGAGAATCCGGGCTTCATGGCCCGCCGCATGGCCATGACCCCGCTGCGCCGCCCCGGCCAGCCCGAGGAAGTAGCCGGAGCCGCGCAGTTCCTCGCCAGCCAGGCGGGCGCTTTCGTCACCGGGCAGACGCTGGTGGTGGATGGCGGGACACTGATTACCGACGGGAGCTGA
- a CDS encoding VOC family protein, which yields MSRVTDVRYVGYAVPDLAAERAFYLDTWKLKLIAEDNGLTYFATEGHDELYVVRLRQSDVRSVDVVALAADNRADVDALHDQVVASGCQIIFAPRELETFGGGYGFRFFNPDGIEMEISSDVARGTARALEPREAVPEKISHVVFHSPQHKEITQWFIDVLGFRLSDWIGDFMSLIRCNSAHHRIAFLPGPACLNHIAYDMPDVNEMMRGLKRLRREGFDTVWGPGRHTAGDNTFAYFITPAGFAVEYTSELEEIDEASWEPRTFAPAPDVMDQWGIGTGGPQTMPKPAPDAGLFQPSGV from the coding sequence ATGAGCCGTGTTACCGATGTCCGTTATGTCGGCTATGCCGTGCCCGATCTGGCGGCAGAGCGGGCCTTTTACCTCGATACCTGGAAGCTGAAGCTGATCGCCGAGGACAACGGGCTGACCTATTTCGCCACCGAGGGGCATGACGAACTCTACGTCGTGCGCCTGCGGCAGAGCGATGTCCGCAGCGTGGACGTGGTGGCACTGGCGGCGGACAATCGCGCCGATGTCGATGCGCTGCACGATCAGGTGGTGGCTTCGGGGTGCCAGATCATCTTCGCCCCGCGCGAGTTGGAGACTTTCGGCGGCGGGTATGGCTTCCGATTCTTCAACCCGGACGGGATCGAGATGGAAATTTCCAGCGATGTCGCGCGCGGCACGGCCCGCGCGCTGGAGCCGCGCGAGGCGGTGCCGGAAAAGATCAGCCACGTGGTGTTCCATTCGCCGCAGCACAAGGAAATCACCCAGTGGTTTATCGACGTGCTCGGCTTCCGCCTCTCCGACTGGATCGGCGATTTCATGAGCCTGATTCGCTGCAATTCGGCGCACCACCGGATCGCTTTCCTCCCCGGCCCGGCCTGCCTCAACCACATCGCGTATGACATGCCCGATGTGAACGAGATGATGCGCGGACTGAAGCGCCTGCGCCGCGAGGGGTTCGATACCGTCTGGGGTCCCGGTCGGCACACTGCTGGGGACAATACCTTCGCCTATTTCATTACGCCCGCAGGCTTCGCGGTCGAATACACCTCCGAACTCGAAGAAATCGACGAGGCAAGCTGGGAACCGCGCACCTTCGCCCCCGCGCCAGATGTGATGGACCAGTGGGGCATCGGCACCGGCGGCCCGCAGACCATGCCCAAGCCCGCACCCGACGCCGGGCTGTTCCAGCCATCAGGAGTATAG
- a CDS encoding alpha/beta hydrolase — MALFEPFPNYVWNLSVSIAVENGGKIGEIVDIIEELKSKAEAGEDAGTEDFMRAWVGMADKLVGLGEEDLALGREFSAGAKFKRASIYYMTGERMQAHGSPGRMETFRKGIDNFRRGAQMAGDPVTRVTTEYEGKEIAGLFHRAPVDGPAPCVVYCNGLDSMKEMLWMGGFPYAMAKRGVHTLCVDQPGTGEALRLQGLLATPHSEKWASKWVDWLETQDCVKADAIGMTGISLGGHFAPRAVAYEPRFASGAAWGANHNWHEVQYKRMKREGENPVPHYWGHVFWVFGASDMDDFLVKTKDMDLNGHMDRIKVPFLVTHGVQDRQISPDYANQTYDQLVNSPRRELKWFTPREGGVEHVGADNHAFAIDYIADWFAETLGGKTKT; from the coding sequence TTGGCGCTGTTCGAACCCTTCCCCAATTACGTCTGGAACCTCTCGGTTTCGATTGCCGTCGAGAATGGCGGCAAGATCGGCGAGATCGTCGACATCATCGAGGAACTGAAAAGCAAGGCCGAGGCTGGCGAGGACGCCGGGACCGAGGATTTCATGCGCGCTTGGGTGGGCATGGCCGACAAGCTCGTCGGGCTGGGGGAAGAGGACCTTGCGCTTGGGCGCGAATTCTCTGCCGGGGCCAAGTTCAAGCGCGCATCAATCTACTACATGACCGGCGAGCGGATGCAGGCGCACGGGTCACCGGGGCGGATGGAGACTTTTCGCAAGGGCATCGATAATTTCCGGCGCGGGGCGCAGATGGCGGGTGATCCCGTCACCCGCGTCACTACCGAGTACGAGGGCAAGGAAATCGCCGGGCTATTCCACAGGGCCCCGGTCGACGGCCCGGCGCCTTGCGTGGTCTATTGCAATGGTCTCGATTCGATGAAGGAAATGCTGTGGATGGGGGGCTTCCCCTACGCCATGGCCAAGCGCGGCGTGCACACCCTGTGCGTCGACCAGCCCGGCACCGGAGAGGCACTGCGGTTGCAAGGCCTGCTGGCCACCCCACATTCGGAAAAGTGGGCGAGCAAGTGGGTCGACTGGCTGGAAACGCAGGACTGCGTGAAGGCCGACGCCATCGGGATGACCGGCATTTCGCTCGGTGGCCATTTTGCCCCGCGCGCGGTCGCCTATGAACCGCGCTTCGCCTCTGGCGCGGCTTGGGGGGCGAACCACAACTGGCACGAAGTGCAGTACAAGCGGATGAAGCGTGAAGGCGAAAACCCCGTGCCGCACTATTGGGGCCACGTGTTCTGGGTGTTCGGCGCCAGCGACATGGACGATTTCCTCGTCAAGACGAAGGACATGGACCTGAACGGCCACATGGACCGGATCAAGGTGCCGTTCCTCGTCACCCACGGGGTGCAGGACCGGCAGATTTCCCCCGACTACGCCAACCAGACTTACGACCAGTTGGTCAATTCGCCGCGCAGGGAACTCAAATGGTTCACTCCGCGCGAAGGCGGGGTCGAGCATGTCGGCGCGGATAACCACGCCTTTGCCATTGACTACATCGCCGACTGGTTTGCGGAAACCTTGGGCGGAAAGACGAAGACCTGA
- a CDS encoding siderophore-interacting protein, which yields MALPNRPPPRELTVLAKHHVTPNLLRITLGGEGMADYPADSAGGYVKLRLAADGGLAVRTYTIRAQRAEALDVDFALHAETATGHAGPATEWALTVQPGDTIEAGGPGPAKQLPPGHDHYLIAGDMTALPAIAVNLAALPADARGLAVIEVMDAADAQDLPRPAGIELQWLVVPQPGSQPQALANALRAAAWPEGGIYAWCASEFGAMQALRAYLRDERGLGPDRLYISSYWKCGLTEEDHKRIKREDAETNTA from the coding sequence ATGGCTCTTCCCAATCGCCCGCCACCGCGCGAGCTCACCGTTCTGGCCAAGCATCACGTCACCCCGAACCTGCTGCGCATCACACTCGGCGGGGAGGGGATGGCGGACTATCCGGCGGACAGTGCGGGCGGCTATGTCAAGCTGCGGCTGGCGGCGGACGGCGGGCTGGCAGTGCGCACCTACACCATCCGCGCCCAGCGCGCCGAAGCGCTCGATGTCGACTTCGCGCTGCATGCGGAAACTGCCACCGGCCACGCTGGCCCTGCCACCGAATGGGCGCTGACGGTCCAGCCGGGGGACACGATCGAGGCAGGCGGCCCCGGCCCTGCCAAGCAGCTGCCGCCCGGGCACGACCACTACCTGATCGCCGGGGACATGACCGCCCTGCCCGCCATCGCCGTCAATCTCGCCGCCCTGCCTGCCGATGCGCGCGGGTTGGCAGTGATCGAGGTGATGGACGCCGCTGACGCGCAGGACCTGCCCCGCCCCGCAGGCATCGAACTGCAATGGCTGGTGGTGCCGCAACCCGGATCGCAGCCCCAAGCCCTCGCCAATGCGCTGCGTGCCGCCGCTTGGCCCGAAGGCGGTATATATGCCTGGTGCGCCAGCGAATTCGGAGCGATGCAGGCGCTGCGTGCATACCTGCGCGACGAGCGCGGACTGGGACCGGACCGGCTGTACATCTCGTCCTACTGGAAGTGCGGTCTGACCGAGGAAGACCACAAGCGCATCAAGCGCGAGGATGCCGAGACGAACACCGCCTGA
- a CDS encoding sulfatase-like hydrolase/transferase: MIDRRTLLASASACTALAALPQPLRATSTNLPNIVFIMADDLGYADLGCTGSRMNRTPHIDSLAANGRFFTQGYANSSICSPTRTGLLTGCYQYRFAAGLEEPIGPGSPQDIGVPHDWTTMPEVLRGLGYQTALVGKWHLGNPPLHNPLTHGYDHFFGIVPGGADYFRHHAVVGGRDVGVGLMQGDAEIERAGYLTDLFGDEAVRVIREKSGPLFLSLHFTAPHWPWEGREDEEVARTLGNFMHFDGGSLETYANMVAALDDNVGKVLAALREIGELDNTLIVFTSDNGGERFSDTWPFAGMKGELLEGGIRVPLLAQWPARIAAGTRSEQVAISMDFLPTFAALAGGSLPANTYDGIDIGPQLIDGAVPVERTLFWRMASNGGMAAVRSGDWKYLATGDEQHLFNLALDPRERANRMDAEPETFQRLRAQWDAWNAQMLPYPLGSYRQDNRPYFSDRY, from the coding sequence ATGATCGATCGCCGCACGCTTCTGGCTTCCGCATCGGCCTGTACTGCGCTGGCAGCCTTGCCTCAGCCGCTTCGCGCGACTTCCACCAATCTTCCCAATATCGTGTTCATCATGGCCGACGATCTCGGTTACGCCGATCTCGGCTGCACCGGGTCGCGGATGAATCGCACACCGCACATTGATTCCTTGGCCGCGAACGGACGGTTCTTCACTCAGGGGTATGCCAACAGCTCGATCTGTTCGCCCACGCGCACAGGCCTGCTGACCGGCTGCTATCAGTACCGCTTTGCCGCCGGACTGGAGGAACCCATCGGCCCCGGATCTCCGCAGGACATTGGCGTGCCGCATGACTGGACGACCATGCCCGAAGTGTTGCGCGGCCTCGGCTACCAGACCGCGCTGGTGGGCAAGTGGCACCTTGGCAATCCGCCGCTGCACAACCCGCTGACGCATGGCTACGATCACTTCTTCGGCATCGTGCCCGGCGGGGCGGACTATTTCCGCCACCACGCAGTGGTGGGCGGTCGCGACGTCGGTGTCGGGCTGATGCAGGGCGATGCGGAGATCGAGCGCGCGGGCTACCTGACCGACCTGTTCGGGGACGAGGCGGTGCGGGTGATCCGTGAGAAGTCCGGCCCGCTGTTCCTCTCGCTCCACTTCACCGCGCCGCACTGGCCGTGGGAAGGGCGCGAGGATGAGGAGGTGGCGCGAACTCTCGGAAACTTCATGCATTTTGATGGGGGTTCGCTGGAAACCTATGCCAACATGGTTGCGGCATTGGACGACAATGTCGGCAAGGTTCTGGCGGCGCTGCGTGAAATTGGCGAGCTGGACAACACACTGATCGTCTTCACCAGCGACAACGGCGGCGAGCGGTTCAGCGACACCTGGCCGTTCGCAGGCATGAAAGGCGAACTGCTCGAAGGCGGCATCCGGGTGCCGCTGCTGGCGCAATGGCCTGCGCGGATTGCTGCCGGTACGCGCAGCGAGCAGGTGGCGATTTCCATGGATTTCCTGCCCACTTTCGCCGCGCTGGCTGGCGGTTCGCTTCCGGCGAATACTTACGACGGCATCGATATCGGGCCACAATTGATTGACGGTGCGGTGCCGGTGGAACGTACGCTGTTCTGGCGGATGGCTTCGAACGGTGGCATGGCCGCGGTGCGCAGCGGCGACTGGAAATACCTGGCCACCGGCGACGAACAGCACCTGTTCAACCTTGCGCTCGACCCGCGCGAGCGGGCCAATCGCATGGATGCCGAACCCGAGACATTCCAGCGACTTCGTGCGCAATGGGACGCGTGGAACGCGCAAATGTTGCCTTATCCTCTGGGGAGTTACCGGCAAGACAATCGACCTTACTTCTCCGATCGCTACTGA